The proteins below are encoded in one region of Rhodothermales bacterium:
- a CDS encoding RNA polymerase sigma factor: MPELAFEPTIVHAEAPRRPQVIVPDQELVDRLRAGERRAFRAFVDQHQGHVTFTVVSMMGRTEEVDDVVQDVFVRFYESLDQFRGEASVTTYLKRIAVNRSLDALRRRKRWHARFLSRDDEHNGLREPAAVETLPLERNERAAEVHRAIAALSDKHKAVVVLRLLEGFSTEETADILNIAYGTVLSRLSRATETLKHSLQWLLRDAR, encoded by the coding sequence ATGCCCGAACTCGCCTTCGAACCCACCATAGTGCACGCTGAAGCGCCGCGTCGTCCCCAGGTGATCGTGCCTGACCAGGAGCTGGTCGACCGCCTTCGGGCCGGCGAGCGGCGGGCGTTTCGTGCGTTTGTCGATCAGCACCAGGGCCACGTCACCTTTACGGTGGTGTCCATGATGGGGCGGACGGAGGAGGTAGATGATGTCGTCCAGGACGTGTTCGTCCGATTCTACGAATCCCTCGACCAGTTTCGGGGGGAAGCGAGTGTGACGACGTATCTCAAACGGATCGCCGTCAACCGGTCGCTGGACGCACTGCGCCGGCGCAAGCGCTGGCACGCCCGCTTCCTCAGCCGAGACGACGAACACAACGGCCTCCGTGAGCCGGCGGCCGTCGAAACCCTGCCGCTGGAACGCAACGAACGAGCGGCCGAGGTCCACCGCGCCATCGCGGCGCTGTCGGACAAACACAAGGCGGTCGTCGTCCTGCGGCTCCTCGAAGGCTTCTCGACGGAAGAGACGGCCGACATATTGAACATTGCCTACGGCACGGTGCTCTCCCGCTTAAGCCGCGCCACGGAAACCCTAAAGCATTCCCTGCAGTGGCTGTTGCGGGATGCGCGCTGA